One genomic region from Trueperaceae bacterium encodes:
- a CDS encoding ABC transporter permease, with amino-acid sequence MLAFAVRRFLTAIVSVWLASLVVFSAIVAIPGDPAEIILGLNSSQEARAALRTKLGLDVPAPRRYVAWLGGVLRGDFGESLNYQQPVAKLIGGRLKVSVPLSLGAALVATLLAIPLGILAAVRRGTFVDPLVVALSQLGAAIPGFWLGLIFILYFAVELRLFPAGGFTPFATDPAKWFKSLVLPMLALGLGQAAVMVRMTRAAMLEVLNQDFVRTARAKGLGRRSVVLKHALRNAMVTIITILGLSLTNVFIGSIVIEQVFALPGMGRLAITAIGTRDFPLLQGEILVYAATIVFLGFLVDLSYGLLDPRIRYS; translated from the coding sequence ATGCTGGCCTTCGCCGTCAGACGCTTCCTCACCGCCATCGTCAGCGTGTGGCTGGCCAGCCTCGTCGTCTTCTCTGCGATCGTGGCCATCCCGGGCGACCCGGCCGAGATCATCCTCGGGCTCAACTCCAGCCAGGAAGCGCGCGCTGCCCTGCGCACGAAGCTCGGGCTCGACGTGCCGGCGCCCCGCCGCTACGTGGCGTGGCTCGGCGGCGTGCTCAGGGGCGACTTCGGGGAGAGCCTCAACTACCAGCAGCCCGTCGCCAAGCTGATCGGCGGTCGGCTGAAGGTGAGCGTGCCCCTGTCGTTGGGCGCGGCCCTCGTCGCCACGCTGCTCGCCATCCCGTTGGGCATCCTGGCGGCGGTGCGGCGCGGCACGTTCGTCGACCCGCTCGTCGTGGCGCTCTCGCAGCTTGGCGCAGCCATACCCGGCTTCTGGCTCGGGCTCATCTTCATCCTCTACTTCGCCGTCGAGCTGCGGCTCTTCCCGGCGGGCGGCTTCACGCCGTTCGCCACCGACCCCGCCAAGTGGTTCAAGAGCCTCGTCCTGCCCATGCTGGCGCTCGGCCTCGGCCAGGCGGCCGTCATGGTGCGCATGACGCGCGCCGCCATGCTCGAGGTCCTCAACCAGGACTTCGTGCGTACCGCCCGGGCCAAGGGGCTCGGCCGGCGCAGCGTGGTGCTCAAGCATGCGTTGCGCAACGCCATGGTCACCATCATCACGATCCTCGGCCTCTCCCTCACGAACGTCTTCATCGGCTCGATCGTCATCGAGCAGGTGTTCGCGCTGCCCGGCATGGGCCGGCTGGCGATAACGGCCATCGGCACGCGCGACTTCCCCCTGCTCCAGGGCGAGATCCTCGTGTACGCGGCCACCATCGTCTTCCTCGGCTTCCTCGTCGACCTCTCGTACGGGCTCCTCGACCCGCGCATCCGGTACTCCTGA
- a CDS encoding ABC transporter substrate-binding protein codes for MVAIRFPLARLGGKALAAALLASALLLGSAFAQDPAPVTGGTLTVAITADPPGWDPTASTSQEIPRVVYNNVFEGLVKFDRTGAIVPGLAESYDISSDGLTWTFHLRQGVKFHDGSAFTAADVVAKFERARDPESGHTHPEYYAAIAGIAAPDDHTVVFTLSQPSRGLLYNLARPDSIIYPAAKADTQRSQPIGTGPFKFASYTEGSEVVLERNADYYVAGVPYLDKAVFKIIGDPNTRFAALQAGDIDLTGVTSEQYLVLGGNPELKGTEGTMTTEITVAMNNTRAPFDDVRVRQAITMAIDKQAIVQGAFFGLGTVIGSHMSPSEPYYIDLSGTYPYDPQRAKELLAEAGYADGFTIHFELPEPYNIERRSGEVVAQMLREVGINVELSVVEWGTWIQRIFLGGDYDMTIIGHSEPRDINVYANPGYYYHYDNPRIGELLGEADAAGSTEAETAAYQEIAKVIANDAVNVWLFSPPVLMAAKQNVYGFWTDQPTPAIDVTEVFKTN; via the coding sequence ATGGTCGCCATCCGCTTCCCGCTCGCTCGTCTCGGCGGCAAGGCGCTCGCCGCGGCGTTGCTTGCGAGCGCGCTTCTGCTCGGCAGCGCCTTCGCCCAGGACCCCGCCCCGGTCACGGGAGGCACCCTCACGGTCGCCATCACGGCCGACCCGCCCGGTTGGGACCCGACGGCCTCGACCTCGCAGGAGATCCCGCGCGTCGTGTACAACAACGTCTTCGAGGGCCTCGTCAAGTTCGACCGCACAGGCGCCATCGTGCCGGGCCTCGCCGAGTCGTACGACATCAGCAGCGACGGCCTCACCTGGACGTTCCACCTGCGCCAGGGCGTGAAGTTCCACGACGGCAGCGCCTTCACGGCGGCCGACGTCGTGGCCAAGTTCGAGCGCGCCCGCGACCCAGAGTCCGGTCACACCCACCCAGAGTACTACGCGGCCATCGCAGGCATCGCGGCGCCCGACGACCACACCGTCGTCTTCACGCTCAGCCAGCCGAGCCGCGGCCTGCTGTACAACCTCGCGCGGCCCGACTCGATCATCTACCCAGCCGCGAAGGCCGACACGCAGCGCTCGCAGCCCATCGGCACGGGCCCCTTCAAGTTCGCCTCCTACACGGAAGGCAGCGAGGTCGTGCTCGAGCGCAACGCCGACTACTACGTCGCCGGCGTGCCGTACCTCGACAAGGCCGTCTTCAAGATCATCGGCGATCCCAACACGCGCTTCGCGGCGCTGCAGGCCGGCGACATCGACCTGACCGGCGTGACCTCCGAGCAGTACCTCGTGCTGGGCGGCAACCCCGAGCTCAAGGGCACCGAGGGCACCATGACCACCGAGATCACGGTGGCCATGAACAACACCCGCGCGCCGTTCGACGACGTGCGCGTGCGGCAAGCCATCACCATGGCCATCGACAAGCAGGCCATCGTGCAGGGCGCCTTCTTCGGCCTCGGTACCGTGATCGGCTCGCACATGAGCCCGTCCGAGCCCTACTACATCGACCTCTCCGGCACGTACCCGTACGACCCGCAGCGCGCCAAGGAGCTCCTCGCCGAGGCCGGCTACGCCGACGGCTTCACCATCCACTTCGAGCTGCCCGAGCCGTACAACATCGAGCGCCGTAGCGGCGAGGTCGTGGCGCAGATGCTGCGCGAGGTCGGGATAAACGTCGAGCTCAGCGTCGTCGAGTGGGGCACCTGGATCCAGCGCATCTTCCTCGGTGGCGACTACGACATGACGATCATCGGGCACTCCGAGCCCCGCGACATCAACGTCTACGCCAACCCCGGCTACTACTACCATTACGACAACCCGCGCATCGGCGAGCTCCTCGGCGAGGCGGACGCCGCCGGCAGCACCGAGGCCGAGACGGCCGCCTACCAGGAGATCGCCAAGGTCATCGCGAACGACGCGGTGAACGTCTGGCTCTTCTCGCCGCCCGTCCTGATGGCAGCCAAGCAGAACGTCTACGGCTTCTGGACCGACCAGCCCACGCCGGCCATCGACGTGACCGAGGTGTTCAAGACGAACTGA
- a CDS encoding M20 family metallopeptidase yields MNSYPSDLSERAAAAVDPARVAELAQGLVRVRSVYDAALGTTEADAAAFVADQLRALGLAPVVEEAAPGRPNVICDWHGTGFDESRHRTLMFEGHTDVVTEGDPGKWRVPPFEGRIERRDGDDVLHGRGSADMKAGVAACIAALEAVMRVAPDLTGRIRLGIVADEEGMMLGIKAFINNGWADAVDGCIVAEPEENELCLFQKGAMRVNVRVVGVMSHGAMPYAGVNPNRGVADFIVALREFERREQERLGSHEHLGLPWITPTVVRSPASGEAQLNVMPEEAYLALDIRTVPGQDHAAIEAELRRIAAGLEALTERLRFHLDVFESRPWTRTEADDPLVRALESVYPAVLGTPPRYGGVPGATDGTFLWAWRDIPVVTIGPGDRTIPHQVDEFVRLSEVVTSARLYAAAAVTYLSSHA; encoded by the coding sequence ATGAACTCCTACCCCAGCGACCTCTCGGAGCGGGCCGCCGCCGCGGTCGACCCGGCGCGCGTGGCCGAGCTAGCGCAGGGGCTCGTGCGCGTCAGGAGCGTCTACGACGCCGCCCTCGGCACGACGGAGGCGGACGCGGCCGCGTTCGTGGCCGACCAGCTGCGGGCGCTCGGCCTCGCGCCCGTGGTCGAGGAGGCGGCCCCCGGCCGCCCCAACGTCATCTGCGACTGGCACGGCACGGGCTTCGACGAGTCCAGGCACCGCACGCTCATGTTCGAGGGGCACACGGACGTCGTAACGGAGGGCGACCCGGGCAAGTGGCGGGTCCCGCCCTTCGAGGGGCGCATCGAGCGGCGCGACGGCGACGACGTGCTGCACGGGCGCGGCAGCGCCGACATGAAGGCCGGGGTGGCCGCGTGCATAGCGGCGCTCGAGGCCGTCATGCGCGTGGCGCCGGACCTAACCGGCCGCATCCGCCTCGGCATCGTGGCGGACGAGGAGGGCATGATGCTCGGCATCAAGGCCTTCATAAACAACGGTTGGGCGGACGCCGTCGACGGCTGCATCGTGGCCGAGCCCGAGGAGAACGAGCTCTGCCTCTTCCAGAAGGGCGCCATGCGCGTGAACGTGCGCGTCGTCGGCGTCATGAGCCACGGCGCCATGCCGTACGCGGGCGTGAACCCGAACCGGGGCGTCGCCGACTTCATCGTCGCCCTGCGCGAGTTCGAGCGGCGCGAGCAGGAGCGCCTCGGCTCGCACGAGCACCTCGGCCTGCCGTGGATCACGCCGACCGTGGTGCGCTCCCCCGCCTCGGGCGAGGCGCAGCTCAACGTCATGCCGGAGGAGGCGTACCTGGCGCTCGACATCCGCACGGTGCCGGGCCAGGACCACGCCGCCATCGAGGCGGAGCTGCGCCGCATCGCGGCCGGGCTCGAGGCGCTCACGGAGCGCCTGCGCTTCCACCTGGACGTGTTCGAGTCGCGCCCCTGGACCCGGACCGAGGCGGACGACCCGCTGGTGCGCGCGCTGGAGAGCGTCTACCCGGCCGTGCTCGGCACGCCGCCGCGCTACGGCGGCGTGCCGGGCGCGACGGACGGCACGTTCCTCTGGGCGTGGCGCGACATCCCGGTGGTGACGATCGGACCCGGCGACAGGACGATCCCGCACCAGGTGGACGAGTTCGTGCGCCTGAGCGAGGTCGTGACCAGCGCTCGCCTGTACGCCGCGGCTGCGGTAACTTATCTCTCGTCACACGCTTGA
- a CDS encoding SDR family oxidoreductase: MNYRELFDLTGREVLVIGAGSGIGRATAKGLADFGALVTCADSNGSAAQAAAAELGAAGYSAGAAAVDITNASAVSELVDGMRRLDAVVCTPSINVRKQLLDLNGDEFDRVINVNLKGSFNVMRAAGKRMAEQGKGSLVFFSSIRSQVVEPGQGVYAATKAGTLQMIRALASELGPKGVRANAVAPGVVETPLTQQIKDRPEWYRAYADKSALGRWSQPSELVGAVVFLVSDAASFVTGSLLYVDGGWTAQDGRFTPPL; the protein is encoded by the coding sequence ATGAACTACCGGGAACTGTTCGACCTCACGGGACGCGAGGTCCTCGTCATCGGTGCCGGCTCCGGCATCGGACGCGCCACCGCCAAGGGCCTGGCCGACTTCGGCGCGCTCGTCACGTGCGCCGACAGCAACGGGAGCGCCGCGCAGGCCGCCGCCGCGGAGCTGGGGGCGGCCGGCTACTCGGCCGGCGCCGCCGCGGTCGACATCACGAACGCGTCCGCCGTGAGCGAGCTGGTCGACGGCATGCGGCGGCTGGACGCCGTCGTGTGCACGCCCTCCATCAACGTCCGCAAGCAGCTCCTCGACCTGAACGGCGACGAGTTCGACCGCGTCATCAACGTGAACCTCAAGGGCAGCTTCAACGTGATGCGCGCGGCCGGCAAGCGCATGGCCGAGCAGGGCAAGGGCAGCCTCGTCTTCTTCTCGAGCATCCGCTCGCAGGTCGTTGAGCCCGGTCAGGGCGTCTACGCCGCGACCAAGGCCGGCACGCTCCAGATGATCCGGGCGTTGGCCTCCGAGCTCGGCCCGAAAGGCGTCAGGGCGAACGCGGTGGCGCCCGGCGTCGTGGAGACGCCCCTCACGCAGCAGATCAAGGACCGGCCGGAGTGGTACCGGGCCTACGCCGACAAGAGCGCGCTCGGGCGCTGGTCGCAGCCGAGCGAGCTCGTCGGCGCGGTCGTCTTCCTCGTGTCCGACGCGGCCTCGTTCGTGACCGGCTCCCTCCTCTATGTGGACGGCGGCTGGACCGCGCAGGACGGCCGCTTCACCCCGCCCCTGTGA
- a CDS encoding RluA family pseudouridine synthase: MEFRTFSAPAGERLDVAIAQALELSRTYAKELVSEGYVTVDGRPVGKASAKLTGTEIVSVVLPPPRPMLVEPEDADFHIIYQDDDLVAIDKPPGMVAHPTATLRSGTVVNALLGRMPLSKEWQDPSDEAYRPGIVHRLDKDTSGVMVVAKNDEAHRHLSHSFKKRFTQKEYVAIVVGEVADGLMIDAPIGRHPVKRQMMTVGGENQKAATTQFRVLGRLPGHTLIKAIPRSGRTHQIRVHLAHVGAPILADEVYGQPSAALGRQALHAYRLTVPHPRDDQAVTFIAQVPTDMVEAWLRLGGAWPPPGGADL; the protein is encoded by the coding sequence GTGGAGTTCAGGACCTTCTCGGCACCAGCCGGCGAGCGGCTCGACGTCGCCATCGCCCAGGCGCTCGAGCTCTCGCGCACTTACGCCAAGGAGCTCGTCAGCGAAGGGTACGTCACGGTCGACGGGCGTCCGGTCGGCAAGGCGAGCGCCAAGCTGACCGGCACGGAGATCGTCTCCGTCGTCCTGCCTCCGCCGCGCCCCATGCTCGTCGAGCCCGAGGACGCGGACTTCCACATCATCTACCAGGACGACGACCTCGTGGCCATCGACAAGCCGCCCGGCATGGTCGCGCACCCGACGGCGACGCTGCGCTCGGGCACGGTCGTGAACGCCCTGCTCGGGCGCATGCCGCTCTCCAAGGAGTGGCAGGACCCGAGCGACGAGGCCTACCGACCCGGCATCGTCCACCGGCTCGACAAGGACACGTCCGGCGTCATGGTGGTCGCCAAGAACGACGAGGCGCACCGCCACCTCTCGCATTCGTTCAAGAAGCGCTTCACGCAGAAGGAGTACGTCGCGATCGTGGTCGGCGAGGTCGCGGACGGCCTCATGATCGACGCGCCCATCGGCCGCCACCCCGTCAAGCGCCAGATGATGACCGTCGGCGGCGAGAACCAGAAGGCGGCGACGACGCAGTTCCGCGTCCTGGGCAGGCTCCCGGGGCACACGTTGATCAAGGCGATCCCCAGGTCGGGGCGCACGCACCAGATCCGCGTGCACCTCGCCCACGTCGGGGCGCCCATCCTGGCGGACGAGGTGTATGGCCAACCGTCCGCCGCCCTCGGGCGCCAGGCGCTGCACGCCTACCGGTTGACCGTGCCCCACCCGCGCGACGACCAGGCCGTCACGTTCATCGCGCAGGTCCCGACGGACATGGTCGAGGCCTGGCTGCGCCTCGGGGGCGCGTGGCCACCGCCCGGCGGCGCGGACCTCTGA
- the plsX gene encoding phosphate acyltransferase PlsX, translated as MGQPNDVQDTRTDRQVSAAGPLAGPVALDAMGGERMPEAAVVGALAAQRLGHPVVLVGDEAALREELRRHGGDLPVVHAPDVIGMDEHATDVRRRKESSVMVAMRLVKEGRAAACVSMGHSGATMAAATFELGRVAGVDRAAILAALPTAKGATALIDAGANVDCKPQYLQQFAVMGSAYVRTTWNVAEPTVGLISNGEEPGKGNELTRAAHELLRATSGIRFAGNVEGRDLFTGAVDVVVTDGFTGNVILKQAEGEAKAIFSWVKDALGSSFGARLGGLLVRPALRGLAKRLDPSEYGAQPLLGVNGYAFIGHGSADAKAVTSAVVTARKALAALAVERLTAAMTSLQGQRQPAADAAP; from the coding sequence ATGGGGCAACCGAACGACGTCCAGGACACGCGAACCGACAGGCAAGTCAGCGCGGCGGGCCCCCTCGCCGGACCCGTGGCGCTCGACGCCATGGGCGGGGAACGGATGCCGGAGGCGGCCGTGGTCGGCGCGCTCGCCGCGCAGCGCCTCGGTCACCCGGTCGTGCTCGTCGGCGACGAGGCCGCCTTGCGCGAGGAACTGAGGAGGCACGGCGGCGACCTGCCGGTCGTGCACGCGCCGGACGTCATCGGCATGGACGAGCACGCGACCGACGTCAGGCGGCGCAAGGAGTCGAGCGTCATGGTCGCCATGCGCCTCGTCAAGGAGGGCAGGGCCGCAGCGTGCGTCTCCATGGGCCACTCCGGAGCGACGATGGCGGCCGCCACGTTCGAGCTCGGCCGCGTGGCGGGCGTCGACCGCGCCGCCATCCTCGCCGCGCTGCCGACGGCCAAGGGCGCCACCGCGCTCATCGACGCCGGCGCCAACGTCGACTGCAAGCCCCAGTACCTGCAGCAGTTCGCCGTGATGGGCAGCGCCTACGTCCGCACGACCTGGAACGTCGCCGAGCCGACGGTGGGGCTCATCTCCAACGGCGAGGAGCCCGGCAAGGGCAACGAGCTCACGAGGGCGGCGCACGAGCTCCTGCGCGCGACGAGCGGGATCCGCTTCGCGGGCAACGTGGAGGGCAGGGACCTCTTCACCGGGGCGGTCGACGTCGTCGTGACCGACGGCTTCACGGGCAACGTGATCCTCAAGCAGGCGGAGGGGGAGGCCAAGGCCATCTTCTCCTGGGTGAAGGATGCGCTCGGCTCGAGCTTCGGCGCGCGCCTCGGCGGCCTCCTCGTCCGGCCCGCGCTGCGTGGCCTCGCTAAGCGCCTCGACCCTTCCGAGTACGGCGCGCAGCCGCTATTGGGCGTGAACGGCTACGCCTTCATCGGCCACGGCTCGGCCGACGCCAAGGCGGTGACGAGCGCGGTCGTGACCGCGCGGAAGGCGCTGGCGGCTCTGGCCGTCGAGCGGCTGACCGCCGCGATGACTTCGCTGCAGGGCCAGCGGCAGCCGGCGGCTGACGCGGCCCCTTGA
- a CDS encoding LptF/LptG family permease translates to MRRWGRYLVAETLPLFAVGVVALVLLLLLYFFLDVLADVLARGVGVSLLARYLLYKLPAAAAPGLPLALLFAALLAMTRLGEDGEVKAALLLGLSPRAFILPLVGLGLAVSAVAIVNSELVVPWSERRAAEIEKDIMLVSPETLVRAGTFFTDSLGRSIFVGAVGQGGVFEDVTVITPGGSSGPREVITAERGVPDPEAGVWRLEGIRMRVLRDARLTLDTSADAATLPVRGLAAASTSNPDLVYLPLGQLVERLRTGGTDLAAEWTALHRKLAEPLAAAAFALFAAAVGLFTFRRGAGLGFLAVLLLTFAYYATWSVAKLLGAQGTVPAWVAGWAPVSLYLLAGALLLVAARRR, encoded by the coding sequence ATGAGGCGCTGGGGGCGCTACCTCGTAGCCGAGACGCTGCCGCTCTTCGCGGTGGGCGTCGTGGCGCTCGTGCTCCTCCTGCTCCTCTACTTCTTCCTCGACGTGCTGGCCGACGTGCTGGCGCGGGGCGTCGGCGTCTCGTTGCTCGCGCGCTACCTCCTCTACAAGCTCCCCGCGGCCGCCGCCCCCGGCCTGCCGCTCGCGCTCCTGTTCGCGGCCCTCCTGGCGATGACCCGGTTGGGCGAGGACGGCGAGGTGAAGGCGGCCCTCCTCCTCGGGCTCTCGCCGCGAGCGTTCATCCTCCCGCTCGTCGGCCTCGGTCTGGCGGTGAGCGCGGTGGCCATCGTCAACAGCGAACTCGTCGTGCCCTGGAGCGAGCGGCGCGCGGCCGAGATCGAGAAGGACATCATGCTCGTCAGCCCCGAGACGCTCGTGAGGGCCGGGACGTTCTTCACGGACTCGCTGGGGCGGAGCATCTTCGTCGGCGCGGTCGGCCAGGGCGGCGTCTTCGAGGACGTCACCGTCATCACCCCCGGCGGCAGCAGCGGACCGCGCGAGGTGATAACGGCCGAGCGCGGCGTCCCCGACCCCGAAGCCGGCGTCTGGCGGCTCGAGGGGATCAGGATGCGCGTGCTGCGCGACGCGCGGCTCACGCTCGACACGTCCGCCGACGCCGCCACCCTGCCGGTGCGCGGCCTGGCGGCGGCCTCTACCTCCAACCCGGACCTCGTCTACCTGCCGCTCGGGCAGCTCGTCGAGCGGCTCCGCACCGGCGGCACCGACCTGGCGGCGGAGTGGACGGCGCTCCACCGCAAGCTGGCCGAGCCGCTCGCGGCCGCCGCCTTCGCGCTCTTCGCCGCGGCCGTCGGCCTCTTCACGTTCAGGCGTGGCGCCGGCCTCGGCTTCCTGGCGGTGCTCCTCCTCACGTTCGCCTACTACGCTACGTGGAGCGTGGCCAAGCTCCTCGGCGCCCAGGGCACGGTGCCGGCCTGGGTGGCCGGCTGGGCGCCCGTGTCCCTGTACCTGCTGGCCGGCGCCCTACTGCTCGTGGCCGCCAGGCGGCGCTGA
- a CDS encoding LptF/LptG family permease, giving the protein MPRRLQRALLRETAGLYPLGVAAICLLLSIDFLSVLARFLVEQSASAADIGALLLYRTPWFLHLALPVGVVFAVLLTGGRLAKDSELKAAYAMGVPPMSLFRPLVLFGVAVGVLSLVNNGFLEPRGEAAYQRRIDAFVYARPPAEVQIDSAYRIDDAVYYAARVRSLTGDHTLANLEGVVVQLADGTLYSARNGQWDAGAKTWRLTDAQVTRAGSAPVRSGDVSLPFALESSPGETLVRSTNLSLDQVWRTLRSVQRAGGDTRELTHDLHRRLADALSSAIFAAFAAALALRVRGRAAGLAWTIVLLVAFWATWILAGNLFQAGAVGPLVAAWLTPTLASVGAGLLATRTLRS; this is encoded by the coding sequence GTGCCGAGACGCCTGCAGAGAGCGCTCCTGCGAGAGACGGCCGGTCTCTACCCGCTCGGCGTGGCGGCCATCTGCCTGCTCCTCTCCATCGACTTCCTGAGCGTCCTCGCGCGCTTCCTCGTCGAGCAGAGCGCCTCCGCGGCCGATATCGGCGCGCTCCTGCTCTACCGCACGCCCTGGTTCTTGCACCTGGCGCTGCCCGTCGGCGTCGTCTTCGCGGTGCTCCTGACGGGCGGCCGACTGGCCAAGGACAGCGAGCTCAAGGCCGCCTACGCGATGGGCGTGCCGCCCATGAGCCTCTTCCGACCGCTCGTCCTCTTCGGGGTAGCGGTCGGGGTGCTCTCGCTCGTCAACAACGGCTTCCTCGAGCCGCGCGGCGAGGCCGCCTACCAGCGCCGGATCGACGCGTTCGTCTACGCGCGCCCTCCGGCCGAGGTGCAGATCGACTCCGCCTACCGGATCGACGACGCCGTCTACTACGCCGCGCGCGTCCGCTCCCTGACCGGCGATCACACGCTCGCCAACCTCGAGGGCGTGGTCGTGCAGTTGGCGGACGGCACGTTGTACAGCGCGAGGAACGGCCAGTGGGACGCCGGCGCGAAGACGTGGCGGTTGACGGACGCCCAGGTGACGCGTGCTGGGTCCGCGCCCGTGCGCTCGGGCGACGTCAGCCTGCCGTTCGCGCTCGAGTCGAGCCCGGGCGAGACGCTCGTGCGCTCGACCAACCTGAGCCTCGACCAGGTGTGGCGCACCCTGAGGTCCGTGCAGCGCGCCGGCGGCGACACGCGCGAGCTCACGCACGACCTGCACCGGCGCCTGGCCGACGCCCTCAGCTCGGCCATCTTCGCCGCCTTCGCGGCCGCCCTGGCCCTGCGCGTCCGGGGCCGGGCGGCCGGGTTGGCCTGGACGATCGTCCTGCTCGTCGCCTTCTGGGCGACCTGGATACTCGCCGGGAACCTCTTCCAGGCCGGCGCGGTCGGCCCACTGGTCGCCGCGTGGCTGACCCCGACCCTCGCGAGCGTCGGGGCCGGGCTCCTCGCCACGCGGACGTTGCGCTCATGA
- a CDS encoding DUF4388 domain-containing protein has protein sequence MTGTLGLFSLVDLFQLLAAAKRTGRLTVDHPSGLARVYFDRGKVVHAEFCELTGERAVYALFADERGTFEFRIGLTAPSDSITVGTENLILEAVRLLDEERRSTGREEMPTLSRDAVPALPVVGPYGPRAVTLTADEQRVLAHVDGHRTVTRIAVDLGIEPEEALVICDRLIRTGVLKLQNRRARTARLVTRLAGQRQAPGSVGLDPSIVEAWEKVLGHTVNKVVCRRDDGSVQLFSAFTVKGAGPYLEIGRDTLVRADLRVNEALLVRPYVEEA, from the coding sequence GTGACTGGTACGCTCGGCCTCTTCTCGCTCGTGGACCTGTTCCAGCTCCTGGCGGCGGCGAAGCGCACGGGGCGGCTCACGGTGGACCACCCGTCGGGGCTCGCGCGCGTGTACTTCGACCGCGGCAAGGTCGTCCACGCCGAGTTCTGCGAGTTGACGGGCGAGCGGGCCGTCTACGCCCTCTTCGCCGACGAGCGTGGCACGTTCGAGTTCCGCATCGGCCTCACGGCCCCCAGCGACTCCATCACCGTCGGCACGGAGAACCTGATCCTCGAGGCCGTGCGGTTGCTCGACGAGGAGCGGCGCTCGACGGGCCGGGAGGAGATGCCGACCCTCTCGCGCGACGCCGTGCCGGCGCTGCCCGTCGTCGGTCCTTACGGGCCGCGCGCGGTCACGCTCACGGCCGACGAGCAGCGCGTGCTGGCCCACGTCGACGGTCACCGGACCGTCACGCGCATCGCCGTCGACCTCGGGATCGAGCCCGAGGAGGCCCTCGTGATCTGCGACAGGCTCATCCGCACGGGCGTCCTCAAGCTGCAGAACCGGCGCGCGCGCACCGCGCGGCTCGTGACCCGGCTCGCCGGACAGCGCCAGGCGCCCGGCAGCGTCGGCCTCGACCCGTCCATCGTCGAGGCCTGGGAGAAGGTCCTAGGCCACACGGTGAACAAGGTCGTCTGTCGGCGCGACGACGGCAGCGTGCAGCTCTTCTCCGCCTTCACGGTGAAGGGTGCGGGCCCCTACCTGGAGATCGGTCGCGATACCCTCGTGAGGGCCGACCTGCGCGTCAACGAGGCGCTGCTCGTGAGGCCGTACGTAGAGGAAGCCTGA
- a CDS encoding DUF1684 domain-containing protein, which translates to MAGREALTAVERWRAEKDAFLRDHPRSPLRGDAGFDGLAYYPYDPAASVVATLERARSPERVRLATSSGDERAYLEFGRARFVLAGTDVTLTLFASVDEPDGPRLFLPFADATSGGETYGAGRYLDLSLAADAQGEIVLDFNYAYHPYCAYAEGYSCALPPAGNRLSVAVRAGERLPAEAAT; encoded by the coding sequence ATGGCGGGTCGGGAAGCGCTCACGGCGGTGGAGCGCTGGCGGGCGGAGAAGGACGCCTTCCTGCGCGATCACCCGCGCTCGCCGCTGCGGGGGGACGCCGGCTTCGACGGCCTCGCCTACTACCCCTACGACCCCGCGGCCAGCGTGGTCGCCACCCTGGAACGAGCGCGCTCGCCGGAGCGGGTCCGGTTGGCGACGAGCAGCGGCGACGAGCGCGCCTACCTCGAGTTCGGCCGCGCGCGCTTCGTCCTGGCCGGCACCGACGTCACGCTGACGCTGTTCGCCTCCGTCGACGAGCCGGACGGCCCGCGACTGTTCCTGCCCTTCGCCGATGCCACCTCCGGCGGCGAGACCTACGGGGCCGGCCGCTACCTCGACCTGTCGCTGGCCGCCGATGCGCAAGGCGAGATCGTGCTCGACTTCAACTACGCCTACCACCCGTACTGCGCGTACGCCGAGGGTTACTCCTGCGCCCTGCCCCCTGCGGGGAACCGCTTGAGCGTCGCCGTCCGTGCCGGCGAGCGCCTCCCGGCGGAGGCCGCGACGTGA